gtcaacaccagcctcactttcattaaAGGCCAgataactaagcacacaactgtgaAGAGGTCTATTAGAATAGcattctgtttctcttgctaCTGTATTTGTTCACGAATAAAATATGACTTtcacaacaaataattattcatttggCGACGGatatacctgtcaaatttttctcATGACCGAAGTGctccaaatgttacaaaaggcaaaaacacataCAATTCCCTTGGGGAATCAtgtgacacaacaaaagctgacaGAAACATCCGAAAATCGGTCGGCGCAAACTTAAACATGCCATgccaaattttggcattttcaggttcattccgCTCTATTCCAGTTTATTTGGGTGTGATTCCGCAAAacagtcccgtagtcgatgaatatGAATATTATGAGACTTAACTTCAAGCAGTAAAAACggactgccaccgcggtccgcagtcctgCAGCTGCTTCTTACGGGATAGCGACAATTTGCAAATAATAGCCCTTTtgacggttagtttttctcatttgcattacattataatctagcatgtatgtgaggcaatttcgggctattttgtagttttaacccgaaatggccacgttagattacattgtaatgcaaataagaaaaactaaccgtgtaAAAGGGCTattaaacacgaattctgttcaACTCCGGTCCGGACCCGCCGCTatgttgaaagccgagaagaccctggaaCGAGGTTGAACTTTTCATAGATTGTGGTCCAAATACCCCTATTTCCTTTACCTTGGGAAATAATCACATTGCAAGGCTTAAAAACTTAAAAGGCTTAACAGTTGACGTCTTACCATTAATTGCAGACGAGGTATTATTCGGAAAACTATTACATGTAAAGACAACGAAGGTCAACATCAACACCTCATGCCATTCAAACTACTTCGGAGTTCCCATCGAATGTTTAAATTTCGTGGTCAAAAGTTTTGGGATTTGGGCCAGTAAGGGGAACGTAACATCACGCTTCGAAAAGCGCTCTTAACGACTAGCACCTGTATGTAGGTTATCCCAGATACAATCCCGCCTTGTAAAATGGCGCTACGTTCTAGCTCACCAACTAATTTCTGAGCAAAGCTGGCATTGTGATTAATTAATCCGATTGTGTTTAAAACCTCGATAGTCTCTTTGAAAGGCGTACTTCACATCCTGCCAACGCTAACGTAATTCTCAACGGTGTCTCTCGAACGAATATCTACGGCTGAAAAATCGTTTGCGTTCGGATGCTTTCTTAAACAAGCGCGCGTCCCTAATTATAAATTGAATGAGTTGTCATCGTAAGTACTGCACAAGATGGCAAAACGTTCCGGAGTATTAATTAAGCACAGGAGCAAAAgttgaatttatgttaatttaTCGAGATCACTCACCCATCCACCATTCTTTCTGATCCAAGGACTTAGCCGTTTGGCGGTGAAACGTCCCATCCAGCCTGATACATTGCGGACAAATCTTGCATCACCTGCTTGGGTAAAATCATAGGCCAAAGCGCCGGCAAATGCGTAGACTGCTACAATCCTTCCCCAGCTAATCCCTGAAGCAATAATCTGCTCGGAGACACGATTAAACATGTGACACATTAAAATGCCGAGGTTAATTCTGAAGTTCAATTGTTGCAAGACATCATTGTATAGTCGTGGGTATGTACTCTCCAGTAAGGTACCGATTTCGCACAATGTCCTCACCACATCCTCAGAACAAGTCGATGATATActttcctctttctttcgttttttcttCGGGTTGAGTAAACAAAGATCTGAGCGCGTAAAACGCGCTTCGATATATTTCTGACAGAGAAAAACAGCTTGCTTTGAAATATCATCATCTTCGGCGCATTGATTAAGGgttgttgatgttgttttcTTGCTGTTTGGGAGCAGAAAATAACTTACTGAGCTCCAGATCCAAACAAGAAAATTCCAAATGATTGCCGGCATTGTGATGTCTGCTCCAGACGCtcaattaatttcaaaataattaccGGGTTAGCTTCTTTATAAAATCTTGTAAAGGATGTTTTGAACACTTAAGATTACAAGTAAGTCTTGATATCTAAACACTAGCAACACTGGCATTCAAATAGCCTGTACCATTCTCAATGTCGAAACCGAAACCTCTTGATGTATAGAGCTCCAAAATGGAGCATAGCCGAAAGTATTGTATGACCGCGATGAAAGATATCAGTCACCTTTCGAGTGCAGCGGGTGGAACATAAATTCAATATCGAAATAATTTGCGGTGTCAGGTTAACTGCCACGATCTAAAAACTCGGAATGAAGCTTTTCGGTAGAAGGCAACCGTTTTGAAGGTTAAACTCGTTATAGACAATTTTGGCTCAGTTTCAGAGCTTTCATTGGTACCAATGAACGCAAGAAATTCAAATTGGAGAGTTAAAATCCATTCGACGCCATTTTCCTCAATTGGCATTTTTAATTATGCACTTTCCACCCGTTACTACCATCTTTGTTACCATGGTGACATATTTCTCtctgaaaagaaaactttggtGACAAGCAACGGCTCTTGTGGTTGGTTTATATATCCCCGAAAACGCGATCTGGGTGGTCGGAaaagttgaatctagttctactttcccGACCATTGCGACGCTTACGACTAAGACAAGTTTTAATGGAAACGTGTGTCTGAGATGATCTGTGTCCTATCGGCGACACACTAATGTTCGCCTTGAAGCACGTCCAATCAAACTTGAAGTAAGTGCGCTCTTTTTTTCCACGCTTCGCGGAGGATTAGTGGTACGCTTGTCGGCGATTGcttcagatttaaatggaaacatttgcctcctgtgtttacgatcgtctgcgataagaCCGAGGCAGACAGTATCCGATGGTCGCAGactatatggaaaccaggctttactgTTAAGCCAGAGACACACTGTCGCTGTCAACcgcgttcccagggtctactccattttcaagatggcggttcgGAGAaccctggcacacaccgttatgACACCCACGCTGATTGGTCTGAAGATAAAGACATTCTTACATTAGTTGTGATTGGCCgaaattgtcttcaaaatggCCGACTTTTGCAGTTACATTCCTCGTGTTGTTTCAACTATTCACGGCAATTAAAGGAAGAGGTGAAGTTGATGTTGGACcgtaaattaacttgaaattcCTCAAGGCTCACTACTATAGATCCGAATTATTCGGCCGTCAGAGTTTTAATTGATTAcatgatttataattataaatgtacatGTTTTATTACTAGTACCCAAAGCCCGAAATAGTTACGGAATCCCGAATTAGTAAATGTATTAATGGTTTGCACAAGAGATGATTTTTTCACTCGTAAATTAGGTAATCTGTACCAATATTTATACATGATTTGAGCGGttaattatatttcttttccGGGTACGATATACTGGCATTCCGACGGCATGTATAAACGAATTCCAAGTTAGGCCGTGGTTTAAGAGAATTAAATGTGTCTAGATGTACTTATAAACAGGTCAGTCTAAGTGtctaattactttttttagtttgtgttacaccttaacacggtttactgtacatgccaatttatcataaaatttgatgTTTGCCAGTCTAGTCACACCACTTAAGCCTTatatgttgaaatttaatattacTTAACCGTTTCTGTACGTAGGTTTTAAGCTTATAAAAATAAATCAGGTACAAATACAGGAACAATTCATTTACCAAGTAGgtaaaaggagaagaaatgtaTTATAAGTGGAGAAGCTGTATTAAATAACCTGGTTTACCACATATTTTAGTCTGATGTTTGGTTCATTACTATTAATTTCTTAAGCCCCATGTAAGTACATattttgtggcatgattatttTGGTGTACTGTGGGGAATTTTCCTGACAggtaatttctttcactttttgtccttttgttaCTCCAAATAAAAGAGCTCAGTTTTATTTCATTATCACCTTAGTATAAAGATGTGGGAGAagaattttattcacttttattaATAACAGGACCCCAATTATAAAAGTGTACTTTGCACTCTCTTGGGTAGGTCTAAAAATTCAAGATCATCATTACATATTAAATTCGTTCCAAATATGAGAATCCCATATTAAACTGAAAGGGCTGGGGTTAGCTAGTGGTTCTGGTAAAGCCAGAATGAGCATACTAAAGCAAGCAACATCTGTTGAAGATGAGTTGATGATGCTTCAAGATTTGAGAAAGCTCCGTCCTTTTAGAGGGTTGTCTGGCAGATGTCATGCTCACTTTCCTGATATTGCAATCTCCActcccggggagggggggggggagagggggtactgccatatatgggctatatagctatgtgccgctgtgaagggtacgGTTTTCAAGCAGGTTACtttagcatagggtatataaatcagagcgtttgggtctagaatagcgtatcatttttcacgaaactgaccagttggttaaagattttatctagactaaccTTGGAAGGAAAcaaggaattgctactcaaaaatataaacaaatggaatcgacaagtttaaattttcacgactcagccacagcgttgatagatgaccatcataaaacgctactggatattattaactgtcaagaatcgggATTCAGatggaaatcggtggtattaatactggttaaaattaaacaatttgttgtcttgataatgcgtacgtacaTGCTTAGCATTAccggacaagtataaataaataattttttaagaaagaagtgattgtggtataaggttttgttttggctttgctttagactgtacttgtgacctcagtttctggaacacagctactctaggataggagtgatttggagagtttactctagtatagggtagcaaaatccagttgaaactagctctggtataggctaagggttccagggtcccagcagCACATctccacccagaaattcctaaagtacccccctaGGGTAAGATGCCggagaattatgaaaatcgaaGAAATCAAGTTTGAACCAGAATACTGGACAAAGTTTATTACGGTCCACGTTAACTTTCCGCCATTTCAGTTCATGGCAAGAGAGCGAAGAACGAGAGCCCGGGTCTCCACTACAGCCAACCTTGATGTGGGAGAGCTGTTCACTTGGCTGGAAAGGCACAAGAACCAAATTGGAAAGTCCCTTTAGCCAGTACAGTTTCATTATGTATGTTTGGCAGTTGACTGTCCAGACATTTCTCACACAGCACTAGTTTTCCTCTTGCATTGTTCACTTATCAAGTTCTTGTAAACCTGAAAATAAGATTACCATGTGAAAATTACACAGGATTTGAGACAGTGTGagaagttttgaaattattgCATTCCTAACACAGTTTTAAACATATGAGAAGaagctgtgtttgaaaataataaatatatatttatatttttttgttgttagaaTATCGTTCCAAAagaccactacatgtatctcagtCTCAGTGATTAAGATGATGTCCCCAGGCTCCTGAAGGCATAATCGTCCAACAGTGATATGAGACCCTTccacatgttttgttttcaattgttgaTAAGGTTGTAATAagggttcttttcagaaccaaacacaaacggttcttttcagaaccaaacacaaacggttcttttcagaaccaaacaccaacagttcttttcagaaccaaacgcAAACAGCTCCTCTAGCAAGCACAaagcctgaaaagttatttaaaagtgAGTTAAATCACAGAATACAGTGcatgtcattgaataagaataccaTCTATTTTGATATGCCTCATTCTACAAAGTGTCCCAACACATGTAAATGAGGTGGACCAaagtggccctgaattctgtagtggcttaaaattgaattacagatgtaaaaaataaatcttATATATTTAAAAGTTGTGATATTTCCATTGTAGGTTTGTTAATgtccatcctcggagacccaggggcagatcgcggaggcaagggaaagtcaaaacgggcgaaagaaaatgtttttctttgtcgccattttctttcgcccgttttgactttcccttgcctccgcgatctgcccctgggtctccgaggatggttAATGTCCAGCTTACGTATACAATTACGTACAAGGTGTTAAATTAGATGTATTAATAGAAGGAACCTCACACGTTTGAGACATTTACTAATTAAAGCTGGACTAGGGTaccatattattgtaaaaatattataaggACTTGACTTGCCCTCAAGCACGAGGTAAAAATCGATTTTACGAAATAAAGTTCGATACGTATACAtcagtaataattaaaaaaaattgcattgacTCTTACCTTACATATAACGAAATACTCAAACCACACGCGTCCAGTTAGTAGAAATCACGATAAATGTATTTGGAAATTCAACGGTCcacaaaaaaacttattttgcAGCTAAAACACGCAAAATGAAGCCACGTTGAAGCTAAATCTTCAGACATCTTCAGCCATTTTTGATTCCTGGAGCCGCTGATCAAGTGTAGCGAAAACGAAATTCTATTGTGTGTCACGTGACAAAATACTCCACGATTCGTCGAGTATTTCGCGGGGGGTataacggtgtgtgccagggtTTTCTCGGTCGTAATTTCATGATACGGTATCACGAATATATGCAAATTAGAGTCACACGTAATTCTTTAACCGTCATGTATGCCAATATATCCTATCCACCGTAGgaacactgtctacagtaggaacagctatctacactgtgtAAAGTAgaaacagttatctacactgtctacaatgggaacaactatctacactgtctacaatgggaacagctatctacactgtctacagtaggaacacctatctacactgtctacagtaggaacagctatctacactgtctacagtaggaacagctatctacactgtctacagtagcaacagctatctacactgtctacaataggaacagctatctacagtgtctacagtaggaacagttatctacactgtgtAAAGTAgaaacagttatctacactgtctacaataggaacagctatctacaccgtctacaatgggaacaactatctacactgtctacaatgggaacagctatctacactgtctacagtaggaa
The sequence above is a segment of the Montipora foliosa isolate CH-2021 chromosome 2, ASM3666993v2, whole genome shotgun sequence genome. Coding sequences within it:
- the LOC137993264 gene encoding bcl-2-related ovarian killer protein homolog B-like gives rise to the protein MPAIIWNFLVWIWSSVSYFLLPNSKKTTSTTLNQCAEDDDISKQAVFLCQKYIEARFTRSDLCLLNPKKKRKKEESISSTCSEDVVRTLCEIGTLLESTYPRLYNDVLQQLNFRINLGILMCHMFNRVSEQIIASGISWGRIVAVYAFAGALAYDFTQAGDARFVRNVSGWMGRFTAKRLSPWIRKNGGWKGLVRHFKEEDNSMIGSISRWLGAQVRGKLPLTST